A single region of the Bdellovibrio sp. GT3 genome encodes:
- a CDS encoding RDD family protein: MLFPDLSAPEVNNSKEFKAQPAIAFLMDRFLAFILDFLLVSPVVSLLVSGLVRQAKTFFLLNSRSEEGVIAALMLFAVAATAVVVLQVLSLYFLQATPGQYFLQLRVVSYPSTQSRLTLSQCIVRSVSWCGTFLLLGLPFLGVVGHPLRRAFHEKASDTIVVTLKKQFDSGPSLPEQRLMTSWMQFSFAMFALVAFVGLAKNYQALNAGEFQTASTHAVTCKEIPDKELTGAQRMDAAVSLFLLKEITSDCLSRESENSLWSDPVNSQSMAYFAKYLLSEGQERKDYLSKVCESRTSSSCVLAMYLDNPDDVQLGDASHKLWVTQVLEADHLYSQKNYEGSLEVIEGLQAVPALREAMDKKYVRSIWALKESLGAKKNGRVPASSDTSAEWIEGFKEKYGVR, encoded by the coding sequence ATGTTATTTCCAGATCTGTCGGCTCCAGAAGTCAATAATTCCAAAGAGTTCAAGGCACAGCCTGCGATAGCGTTCCTTATGGATCGTTTCCTGGCATTCATTTTGGACTTTCTTTTGGTGTCTCCCGTAGTCAGCTTGCTGGTTTCGGGACTGGTTCGTCAGGCAAAAACCTTTTTCCTTTTGAATTCCAGATCTGAAGAGGGTGTCATCGCGGCATTGATGTTGTTTGCGGTGGCAGCGACTGCTGTCGTCGTATTGCAAGTGCTGTCATTGTACTTCCTGCAAGCGACGCCCGGTCAGTACTTTCTGCAACTTCGTGTTGTGTCTTACCCATCCACGCAATCAAGACTGACGCTTTCACAGTGTATTGTGCGCTCTGTATCCTGGTGTGGAACTTTCCTGTTGCTGGGGCTTCCGTTTTTGGGCGTGGTCGGTCATCCATTGCGCAGAGCCTTTCATGAAAAGGCCTCTGACACCATCGTCGTCACTCTGAAGAAACAATTTGATTCCGGTCCTTCGTTGCCTGAACAAAGATTGATGACCTCATGGATGCAATTTAGTTTTGCGATGTTCGCATTGGTGGCCTTTGTGGGTCTTGCCAAAAACTATCAGGCTCTGAATGCAGGAGAGTTCCAAACTGCTTCCACCCACGCCGTAACCTGCAAAGAAATTCCTGATAAGGAACTGACCGGTGCACAACGCATGGATGCCGCAGTTTCGCTTTTCCTGTTGAAGGAAATTACTTCTGATTGCCTCAGTCGTGAATCTGAGAATTCATTGTGGAGTGATCCGGTTAATTCCCAATCGATGGCGTATTTTGCGAAGTACCTGCTAAGCGAAGGTCAGGAACGAAAAGACTATTTGAGCAAAGTTTGTGAATCCCGTACGTCCTCCAGCTGCGTGCTGGCTATGTATCTGGATAATCCTGACGACGTACAGCTGGGAGACGCTTCCCATAAACTATGGGTGACCCAGGTTTTGGAAGCCGACCATCTTTACAGTCAAAAAAACTACGAAGGCAGTCTTGAAGTGATTGAAGGTTTGCAGGCTGTGCCAGCACTGCGAGAGGCGATGGATAAAAAGTATGTGCGTTCCATTTGGGCATTGAAGGAAAGTCTTGGTGCCAAGAAAAATGGACGGGTGCCTGCCAGCTCAGATACTTCGGCTGAGTGGATTGAAGGATTCAAAGAAAAGTACGGTGTCAGATGA
- a CDS encoding rhomboid family intramembrane serine protease → MIIPCPEDLKQVQRFPLTMTLVALNVFIFILIFSGARMDISDSRLFEIEGLNLTGRLYYQYLQSISPDALAETPHWVQKLKSSDSDQMVVLGAYALRDSRFLEQGDQGDYRGDQVQILRWKEDFSKFRTEYKEQLMFRFGLSSSMKGPLAWLTYQFSHSNWLHLFSNLMFLVVMGAAVEALAGSTTMLLVYLLGGVAGGMGFLWSQGVGTVPMVGASASVSALLAFYCVAEAKARVRYLFFVSPMPEHYGYIYLPTLLIIPLFLVADLASFWATPEGLGTGVAYAAHLGGSLFGILAGVIHRFGFLTHPKSLT, encoded by the coding sequence ATGATCATTCCGTGCCCCGAGGATCTGAAGCAGGTTCAGCGCTTTCCATTGACCATGACCTTGGTTGCTTTGAATGTGTTTATTTTTATTCTGATCTTCAGTGGCGCGCGTATGGATATCTCCGACAGTCGCTTATTTGAAATCGAAGGTTTGAATCTAACGGGCCGCCTTTACTATCAATATCTACAATCAATTTCTCCGGATGCCCTGGCGGAAACACCTCACTGGGTGCAGAAGCTTAAAAGTTCCGACTCGGATCAAATGGTGGTGCTGGGTGCCTATGCGCTTCGGGACTCCCGCTTTTTGGAGCAGGGGGATCAGGGCGACTACCGTGGTGATCAGGTTCAAATCCTTCGCTGGAAGGAAGATTTTTCAAAGTTCCGAACCGAATACAAGGAACAGCTCATGTTCCGCTTCGGTCTTAGTTCATCCATGAAAGGTCCGTTGGCCTGGTTGACCTATCAGTTCTCCCATTCGAATTGGTTGCATCTGTTTTCCAATCTGATGTTTTTGGTGGTAATGGGTGCGGCAGTTGAGGCTTTGGCTGGAAGTACCACGATGTTGCTGGTGTATCTTCTGGGAGGCGTGGCCGGGGGCATGGGCTTCCTGTGGTCTCAGGGAGTGGGAACCGTGCCGATGGTGGGTGCCAGTGCCTCTGTCAGTGCTTTGCTGGCGTTTTACTGTGTGGCTGAAGCAAAGGCCCGGGTTCGCTATCTGTTCTTTGTGTCGCCAATGCCTGAACACTATGGTTATATTTACTTACCCACTCTTTTGATAATTCCTCTTTTTTTAGTCGCCGATCTGGCAAGTTTTTGGGCAACGCCTGAAGGTTTGGGGACGGGAGTGGCTTATGCCGCACACTTGGGTGGCAGTCTTTTCGGTATCTTAGCCGGGGTTATCCATCGTTTTGGATTTCTTACTCACCCCAAGTCCTTAACATAA
- a CDS encoding endonuclease I family protein, translated as MKLTKLIKSVIVLTSLFFAGALNAAPASQAIPYYGVEFYQDLAAGKSNEELTTRIKNVMRSFHIVQQGDYDLVVSDCQAQKGCYWHQPIGYNRARVWLMGKFYLAYDQASHSYSVKDFYCSNYKTRDDFRRGEPGPDKIPDNTVINVEHTWPQSRFSRRFPKDTQKSDLHHLFPTDSQLNSIRGNQWFGEVHEDTQTLKCPVSRFGVGEGDSDEVFEPPQEHKGRVARALFYFSLRYDLYIPPDQEVVLRRWNTENPPDAEEIERNNQIFAAQGNRNPFVDYPTMVDSINDF; from the coding sequence ATGAAGCTTACTAAGCTCATTAAGTCAGTGATTGTATTAACATCATTGTTTTTCGCAGGTGCTTTAAATGCAGCGCCGGCATCCCAAGCGATTCCATACTATGGAGTCGAGTTCTATCAGGATCTTGCCGCTGGCAAATCAAATGAAGAATTAACCACGAGAATCAAAAACGTCATGCGCAGTTTTCATATCGTGCAGCAAGGCGATTATGATTTGGTTGTGTCTGACTGCCAGGCCCAAAAGGGTTGTTATTGGCATCAACCAATTGGTTACAACCGTGCTCGTGTTTGGTTGATGGGTAAGTTCTATCTGGCTTACGATCAAGCTTCTCACTCCTATTCAGTTAAGGATTTCTACTGCTCCAACTACAAAACTCGCGATGATTTCCGTCGTGGCGAGCCAGGTCCGGATAAAATTCCAGACAACACGGTGATCAACGTTGAGCACACATGGCCACAAAGCCGTTTCAGCCGTCGTTTCCCTAAAGACACGCAAAAATCCGATCTTCACCATCTGTTCCCGACGGATTCACAATTGAATTCGATCCGTGGTAACCAGTGGTTTGGTGAAGTTCATGAAGACACTCAAACTTTGAAATGCCCGGTTTCCCGCTTCGGTGTGGGTGAGGGTGACAGTGATGAAGTGTTTGAACCACCACAGGAGCACAAAGGCCGCGTGGCTCGTGCGTTGTTCTACTTCTCACTTCGTTATGATTTGTACATCCCACCTGACCAGGAAGTTGTTTTGCGCAGATGGAATACCGAAAATCCGCCGGACGCAGAAGAGATCGAAAGAAACAATCAGATCTTCGCGGCTCAGGGTAACAGAAACCCATTCGTGGATTATCCAACGATGGTAGACTCAATCAACGACTTCTAA
- a CDS encoding transposase: MKKLRLDDPRLHATHAHGGTLFKKARYRCRRPLSTKKPMQVVLRSSQAIGSLSFRKAKNWKQIETLCRKFAQKYQIKIETFANGGNHLHLSIRLKNKNNYAPFIRSLTGAIALKVTGANRNQKNALKFWDFRPFTAQLEKAKHSLKNYVSIDLLKDLGVIPRIGILGYQEWPPP, encoded by the coding sequence ATGAAGAAACTCCGTCTCGATGACCCGCGACTGCATGCAACTCATGCTCATGGTGGCACGCTGTTTAAAAAAGCGCGCTACCGATGTCGCCGTCCTTTGAGCACGAAAAAACCGATGCAAGTCGTACTGCGATCAAGTCAGGCCATTGGCTCTTTGAGTTTTAGAAAGGCCAAGAACTGGAAACAGATCGAGACCCTGTGCCGCAAGTTTGCGCAAAAATATCAGATCAAAATTGAAACCTTCGCGAACGGCGGCAACCACCTGCACCTGTCGATCCGACTGAAAAACAAAAACAACTACGCTCCATTCATTCGCTCACTGACTGGTGCCATCGCCCTCAAAGTGACCGGCGCCAACCGCAACCAAAAGAACGCACTGAAATTCTGGGACTTCCGCCCCTTCACAGCACAGCTTGAAAAGGCGAAACACAGCCTGAAAAATTATGTATCAATAGATTTGCTGAAAGATTTGGGCGTGATTCCAAGAATCGGAATACTGGGTTACCAGGAGTGGCCCCCACCCTAA
- a CDS encoding RNA recognition motif domain-containing protein, whose translation MSKKIYVGNLPYSANDQTLADAFAECGNVDSAKVITDRETGRSKGFAFVEMSTVEEAAEAIKRFNGAELDGRAVSVMEAKPQAPRTGGGGGSRGGYNNSRRSY comes from the coding sequence ATGAGTAAAAAAATATACGTCGGTAATCTGCCTTATTCTGCAAACGATCAGACATTGGCTGATGCTTTCGCTGAATGCGGAAATGTTGATTCTGCAAAAGTAATCACAGATCGTGAAACAGGTCGCAGCAAAGGCTTTGCCTTTGTTGAAATGTCTACTGTTGAAGAAGCTGCTGAAGCTATCAAACGCTTCAATGGCGCTGAACTTGACGGTCGCGCGGTAAGTGTTATGGAAGCAAAACCACAAGCTCCACGCACTGGTGGTGGCGGTGGTTCTCGTGGGGGTTACAACAACTCTCGCCGTTCTTACTAA
- a CDS encoding FKBP-type peptidyl-prolyl cis-trans isomerase, whose protein sequence is MAVQVISFNCLLKNKTGQVISTTINRDVLTSQANSDSMLSGLSKGLQNIKAGEKRTITVTAEEAYGFYDPKKVILFPKSKLPKNMVVGQTVSIAGKSGAIRTYKILEFHDGMVSLDGNHPLAGQDLIFEIEAIDVRDATPEEIEESSNVVSSQLLH, encoded by the coding sequence ATGGCTGTACAGGTTATTTCTTTCAACTGTCTTTTGAAAAACAAAACGGGCCAAGTGATCAGCACAACAATCAATCGTGATGTACTAACTTCTCAAGCAAATTCTGACTCGATGTTGAGTGGCCTTTCAAAGGGGCTGCAAAATATTAAAGCAGGCGAGAAAAGAACGATCACTGTGACTGCTGAAGAAGCGTATGGTTTTTATGATCCCAAAAAAGTGATTCTGTTTCCAAAGTCAAAGTTACCCAAGAACATGGTGGTGGGCCAAACGGTTTCCATTGCGGGAAAAAGTGGAGCTATTCGTACTTACAAAATTTTGGAATTCCATGATGGGATGGTCAGCCTAGATGGAAATCACCCCTTGGCAGGTCAAGATCTGATATTTGAAATAGAAGCGATCGATGTGAGAGATGCAACTCCTGAAGAAATCGAAGAGTCTTCGAATGTTGTCTCAAGCCAGCTTTTGCATTAG
- a CDS encoding proline dehydrogenase family protein: MNDIQSKIVTRGEEIMKRMESQSKASIFSKDFWYGSIMEWSMKNEKFKTNMFRFVDVLPSINSGDEVARHLKEYFAEDGGKLPPVFNVGLGLGSLAPGLMAGAIKKNVVGMAQMFITGENPDDALPVLKKARKNKMTFTVDILGEAILSEKEAQEYSNKCIELVNWLAKDAEKWDEVPQIDRDHEGAIPKVNVSVKMTALYSQIKDSAWDESKKILKDRMRPIFRLGMQKGVFINLDMEQYSVKHLTLEAFTELINEDEFKNYKFFGIVIQAYLRDSFEDCKMLTDFAKKRGTPFWVRLVKGAYWDYETIEAEQRGWPVPVYTNKAESDANYEVCAKYFLENIKHIRPAFASHNVRTIAACMLYAEQLNIPKDALEFQMLYGMAEPIKKTIVEMGYRMREYAPVGELIPGMAYLVRRLLENSSNESWLRGKFADNKTTAELLKDPASGLTPTSAIIPQKPGKFYNEPLLDFAVKADREKMEKAIASLRATLPVNVPLMINNKEQTSAKIFDRVNPSESSQVVAKVHMATIEQAEQAMQAAQTAYKTWKNVPANDRAALVDKLADLMQRDRFQLIATQVLEVGKPWAEADGDVGEAIDFCRYYARDMRALQKPLRVGGLPGELSHYIYKSRGVTAVIAPWNFPLAILAGMVTAAAVTGNTVVMKPAEQSSLVSWGLMKMIQEAGFPTGVINFLPGLGEEVGEYIVNHKFTTTIAFTGSKAVGLHILNRASMVQPGQQHVKRCIIEMGGKNAVIIDNDADLDEAVDGVLYSAFGFSGQKCSAASRVIVLDEVYDRFTERLVEAARSIEVKSAENPKAYMGPVVDQEAHERILNTIAETEKTNKLLFKGTAPNNGFYVPPTIFGDVPGDAKLAQQEVFGPVVAVIRAKNLDQAIEIANSTEYALTGGMFSRSPANIARVKEEFEVGNLYINRGITGAMVDRHPFGGFKMSGIGSKTGGPDYIKQYMEPAAVTENTLRRGFAPAEGE; encoded by the coding sequence ATGAACGATATCCAATCGAAGATCGTCACTCGTGGCGAAGAAATTATGAAACGCATGGAAAGCCAATCCAAGGCTTCCATCTTCTCCAAAGATTTCTGGTACGGCTCCATCATGGAATGGAGTATGAAAAATGAAAAATTCAAAACCAACATGTTCCGCTTCGTGGACGTGCTTCCTTCTATCAACTCGGGCGACGAAGTTGCTCGCCACTTGAAAGAATACTTCGCCGAAGATGGCGGAAAACTTCCTCCAGTATTCAACGTGGGACTTGGACTTGGTTCTTTGGCTCCGGGCTTGATGGCCGGCGCGATTAAGAAAAACGTTGTCGGTATGGCGCAAATGTTTATCACCGGTGAAAATCCGGATGATGCTTTGCCAGTGCTTAAAAAAGCCCGCAAAAACAAAATGACTTTCACAGTGGATATTTTGGGCGAGGCGATCTTGTCTGAAAAAGAAGCTCAGGAATATTCCAACAAATGCATCGAGCTTGTGAACTGGCTCGCTAAAGACGCTGAAAAATGGGACGAAGTTCCGCAGATCGATCGCGATCACGAAGGTGCTATTCCAAAAGTAAACGTGTCTGTGAAAATGACGGCACTTTATTCGCAAATCAAAGACTCTGCTTGGGATGAATCCAAAAAGATCCTAAAAGATCGCATGCGCCCTATTTTCCGTTTGGGTATGCAAAAAGGTGTTTTCATTAATTTGGATATGGAGCAGTACTCCGTCAAACACCTGACACTTGAAGCCTTCACAGAACTTATCAACGAAGACGAATTCAAAAACTACAAATTCTTCGGCATCGTGATTCAGGCTTACCTGCGTGATTCCTTCGAAGATTGCAAAATGTTGACGGACTTCGCAAAAAAACGTGGCACACCATTCTGGGTTCGTCTGGTTAAGGGCGCTTACTGGGACTACGAAACTATCGAAGCTGAACAACGTGGCTGGCCGGTACCGGTTTACACGAACAAAGCGGAATCCGATGCGAACTACGAAGTGTGCGCAAAATACTTCCTGGAAAACATCAAACACATCCGCCCGGCTTTTGCTTCCCATAACGTAAGAACCATCGCGGCTTGTATGCTTTACGCTGAACAATTGAACATCCCTAAAGACGCTTTGGAATTCCAAATGCTTTACGGAATGGCAGAGCCAATCAAAAAAACTATCGTCGAGATGGGTTACCGCATGCGTGAATACGCTCCTGTCGGTGAATTGATCCCAGGTATGGCGTACCTTGTTCGTCGCTTGCTTGAAAACTCTTCCAATGAATCATGGCTTCGTGGAAAATTCGCAGACAACAAAACCACGGCGGAGCTTTTAAAAGATCCAGCCTCCGGTTTGACTCCGACATCTGCGATCATCCCGCAAAAACCAGGCAAGTTCTATAACGAGCCCCTTTTGGATTTCGCTGTTAAAGCAGACCGTGAAAAAATGGAAAAGGCGATCGCTTCATTGCGCGCGACTCTTCCAGTGAATGTTCCTTTGATGATCAACAACAAAGAACAAACATCTGCTAAGATCTTTGATCGCGTGAATCCTTCTGAAAGCTCACAAGTTGTAGCTAAAGTTCACATGGCAACTATCGAGCAAGCTGAACAAGCTATGCAGGCGGCACAAACTGCTTACAAAACTTGGAAAAACGTTCCAGCAAATGATCGCGCTGCTTTGGTTGATAAACTTGCAGATCTTATGCAACGTGATCGTTTCCAATTGATCGCGACTCAAGTTCTTGAAGTGGGTAAACCATGGGCGGAAGCTGATGGTGACGTGGGCGAAGCGATCGACTTCTGCCGTTACTACGCTCGTGATATGCGCGCTTTGCAAAAACCACTTCGCGTGGGCGGATTGCCGGGCGAGCTTTCTCACTACATCTATAAATCTCGTGGCGTAACAGCGGTTATCGCTCCTTGGAACTTCCCATTAGCGATCCTAGCCGGCATGGTGACTGCAGCTGCAGTGACTGGAAATACAGTCGTGATGAAACCTGCAGAGCAATCTTCTTTGGTTTCTTGGGGCTTGATGAAAATGATCCAAGAGGCTGGTTTCCCAACAGGTGTTATCAACTTCTTGCCAGGTTTGGGTGAAGAAGTTGGCGAATACATCGTGAATCACAAATTCACGACGACGATCGCTTTCACAGGTTCTAAAGCTGTGGGTCTTCACATCTTGAATCGCGCTTCGATGGTTCAACCAGGTCAACAACACGTTAAGAGATGCATTATCGAGATGGGTGGTAAAAACGCCGTGATCATCGATAACGATGCGGACTTGGACGAAGCAGTTGATGGTGTTCTTTACTCCGCGTTTGGATTCTCGGGTCAAAAATGTTCAGCGGCAAGCCGCGTGATTGTTTTGGATGAAGTTTACGATCGTTTCACAGAGCGTTTGGTGGAAGCCGCTCGTTCAATTGAAGTTAAGTCTGCAGAAAATCCTAAAGCTTACATGGGCCCCGTTGTGGACCAAGAAGCTCACGAACGTATCTTGAATACGATTGCTGAAACTGAAAAGACGAACAAATTGTTGTTCAAAGGAACTGCACCAAACAACGGTTTCTATGTTCCGCCAACAATCTTCGGTGATGTTCCAGGCGACGCAAAATTAGCGCAACAAGAAGTCTTCGGACCAGTTGTGGCCGTGATCCGCGCGAAAAACTTGGATCAAGCCATCGAAATCGCAAACTCCACAGAGTACGCACTGACAGGTGGTATGTTCTCCAGATCCCCTGCCAACATCGCTCGCGTGAAGGAAGAATTCGAAGTGGGTAACCTGTACATCAACCGTGGTATCACGGGTGCGATGGTAGACCGTCATCCATTTGGCGGCTTCAAAATGTCTGGTATCGGTTCAAAAACCGGCGGTCCAGATTATATCAAGCAATACATGGAACCCGCAGCCGTCACCGAAAACACCCTTCGCCGCGGCTTCGCCCCCGCCGAAGGCGAATAG
- a CDS encoding fumarylacetoacetate hydrolase family protein has translation MIQNIWAIGRNYVEHAKELGNEVPSEPLVFLKAGSCATIAAPEIHLPKWSTDVHHEVEIALQFDENLQISAACVALDLTERTLQSKLKSKGQPWTLAKSFTEACPLSRFFPVENLDELRNIGIKLTVNGELRQNGNTSLMIFPFEEQIDYVRHHFPVVAGDLLLTGTPAGVGQIKPGDVLLAEIVGKITHQWSVK, from the coding sequence ATGATTCAAAACATCTGGGCAATCGGTCGCAATTATGTTGAACACGCCAAAGAACTGGGAAATGAAGTTCCTTCAGAACCCCTGGTATTTTTAAAGGCCGGCAGCTGCGCAACCATCGCAGCCCCAGAGATTCATTTGCCAAAATGGAGTACGGATGTGCACCACGAAGTCGAAATTGCTTTGCAATTTGACGAGAACTTACAAATATCCGCCGCCTGCGTGGCGTTGGATCTGACGGAGCGTACACTGCAATCCAAACTAAAATCCAAGGGGCAGCCTTGGACTTTGGCAAAAAGTTTTACTGAAGCCTGCCCGCTGTCCCGCTTTTTTCCCGTGGAAAACCTGGATGAGCTTCGCAACATCGGCATAAAATTGACCGTCAATGGCGAGCTCCGCCAAAACGGCAACACCTCGTTGATGATTTTCCCATTTGAAGAACAGATAGACTATGTGCGTCACCATTTCCCAGTGGTAGCCGGAGACCTTCTTTTGACAGGCACTCCTGCCGGAGTTGGTCAGATCAAACCCGGTGACGTTTTATTGGCGGAAATCGTGGGAAAAATCACCCACCAATGGAGCGTCAAATAG
- a CDS encoding phosphoglycerate mutase family protein: MKIYIFRHAQKAMDFSGDPDLTAEGHNQASTLLDLVLKKEIPQPTHLWVSPRKRTHSTFRPLSEHFKLPLENQEDLLEQHGDESLQVFRKRISKLLEKASESKNDVIYLCSHYDWVIEAMSVIPCETDLSEDRFSHWSPCQCVGFEVAKDGFYKFLDLKRINP, translated from the coding sequence ATGAAGATTTATATTTTTCGCCACGCCCAAAAAGCCATGGATTTCTCGGGAGACCCGGATTTGACGGCCGAGGGCCACAATCAAGCCTCCACCTTATTGGATTTGGTTCTAAAAAAAGAAATACCCCAGCCAACTCACCTTTGGGTTTCGCCGCGCAAACGCACCCACAGCACCTTTCGCCCGTTGTCTGAACATTTCAAACTCCCTCTGGAAAACCAGGAGGATCTTTTGGAGCAACACGGTGACGAGTCCCTTCAAGTATTCCGCAAACGCATCTCCAAACTTTTGGAAAAAGCCTCTGAATCCAAAAACGATGTGATTTATCTGTGCTCCCATTACGACTGGGTGATTGAAGCCATGTCAGTAATTCCGTGCGAGACAGATCTAAGCGAGGACCGCTTTTCCCATTGGTCACCGTGCCAGTGCGTGGGTTTTGAAGTCGCGAAAGACGGTTTTTATAAATTTCTCGATTTAAAAAGGATCAATCCATGA
- a CDS encoding Hsp33 family molecular chaperone HslO: MGKERVHRYVSKDLTVRIAAVNATEVVRHMQDLQDTYPLATVAVGRGMVGALLMAAQLKDGQQVGLLFRGNGPLSSVYAEASYEGHVRGYTPNPHYQPESYEGGLSLKKAIGIGLLTVARHQPFQKQPFQGTVELVSSEIGDDIAHYLHQSHQIRSLVSLGVYLDANGKVQSAGGVLIEVMPGVEESMVEKIIANYEGKKPNISKLLNEGASCMDLVAPFMEGIPFEEIEHNQTVEYSCPCTKARVMRALEAMGEAELQDMLDKKEEVHVTCQVCGKPYDVSLDEVAELKNLLHRESMN; the protein is encoded by the coding sequence ATGGGTAAAGAACGAGTTCACCGCTATGTCTCCAAAGATCTGACAGTGCGTATCGCCGCAGTTAATGCGACGGAAGTCGTTCGACACATGCAGGATTTGCAGGACACTTATCCATTGGCAACTGTGGCAGTCGGTCGTGGCATGGTGGGTGCTCTTTTGATGGCAGCACAACTTAAAGACGGTCAGCAAGTGGGACTTTTGTTCCGTGGTAATGGACCACTTAGCAGCGTTTATGCTGAAGCCAGCTACGAAGGCCATGTGCGTGGCTACACTCCGAATCCTCACTATCAGCCGGAAAGTTACGAAGGCGGCTTGAGCCTAAAAAAAGCCATCGGTATCGGACTTTTGACAGTGGCTCGTCATCAGCCATTCCAAAAACAACCGTTTCAAGGAACTGTTGAATTGGTCAGCAGCGAAATCGGCGACGATATCGCTCACTACTTGCATCAGTCTCACCAAATTCGTTCTTTGGTTTCTTTGGGCGTTTACCTGGATGCCAACGGCAAAGTGCAATCTGCCGGTGGTGTGCTGATCGAAGTGATGCCGGGTGTGGAAGAAAGCATGGTTGAAAAAATCATCGCCAACTACGAAGGCAAAAAACCAAATATCTCAAAACTATTGAACGAAGGCGCTTCGTGCATGGACCTTGTGGCTCCATTCATGGAAGGCATTCCGTTCGAAGAAATCGAACACAACCAAACTGTCGAGTACTCTTGCCCGTGCACAAAAGCCCGCGTAATGCGCGCCCTTGAAGCAATGGGTGAAGCAGAACTTCAGGACATGTTGGACAAAAAAGAAGAAGTCCACGTGACTTGCCAGGTGTGTGGCAAGCCCTACGATGTGTCTCTGGATGAAGTGGCCGAGCTGAAAAACCTACTTCACCGCGAGTCGATGAATTAG
- a CDS encoding HNH endonuclease has protein sequence MMNLKMLNQTELDQRIKSLAQKERDLLYEVLLTIKEIDCRRTYLELGFGSLFDYLVQGVGYSEGSAQRRIDAARLLKEIPDIAVKIQSGEIKLNQISMLQKASREVFKTQSKKVSAQEKIEILASLCHKNHTQSQQQVTEFFDLPVIEATKQTVQADASVRFELTLSKEAFAKIKRAQELLSHTVSNADLGQFFEFLADKVIAQKTGSKSSAKNADPVTTKATCRQSSNTSIVAEPKLTATVAAKEANRPSLKIKRLLHGEQKCCQYIDPKTGRQCNSSWKLQIDHKHSQWAGGDHSFQNLQILCAGHNKMKYRKETAIKYLS, from the coding sequence ATGATGAATTTAAAAATGCTAAACCAAACCGAACTAGATCAAAGAATCAAATCGCTGGCGCAAAAAGAGCGCGACCTGCTCTATGAAGTTTTACTGACCATTAAAGAAATCGACTGCCGCCGCACCTATCTTGAGTTGGGCTTTGGAAGTTTGTTTGACTATCTGGTTCAGGGTGTCGGCTACTCTGAGGGAAGCGCGCAACGACGTATCGATGCCGCTCGCCTGCTTAAAGAAATTCCCGATATCGCAGTAAAAATTCAAAGCGGCGAAATCAAACTCAATCAAATCTCCATGCTGCAAAAGGCTTCGCGGGAAGTATTTAAAACACAATCCAAAAAAGTAAGTGCCCAAGAAAAAATAGAAATTTTGGCAAGTCTTTGCCACAAAAATCACACCCAATCCCAACAGCAGGTTACGGAGTTTTTTGATTTGCCGGTCATTGAAGCCACGAAACAAACAGTTCAAGCCGATGCAAGTGTTCGTTTTGAACTCACTCTATCCAAGGAGGCCTTTGCTAAAATCAAACGCGCCCAAGAACTGCTGTCGCATACAGTCTCCAATGCAGACCTGGGGCAATTTTTTGAATTTTTAGCAGACAAAGTAATCGCTCAAAAAACCGGAAGCAAATCATCCGCAAAAAATGCTGATCCCGTGACGACTAAAGCAACCTGTCGTCAAAGCTCAAACACTTCAATTGTGGCCGAGCCAAAGCTCACCGCCACAGTGGCGGCAAAAGAAGCCAATCGGCCCTCATTAAAGATTAAGCGCCTGCTTCACGGCGAACAAAAATGCTGCCAATATATTGACCCAAAAACAGGACGCCAATGTAACAGCTCTTGGAAACTGCAAATCGATCACAAACACAGTCAATGGGCCGGCGGCGATCATTCATTTCAGAACTTACAAATCCTTTGCGCGGGACACAACAAAATGAAATATCGCAAAGAAACAGCAATAAAATATCTATCTTAA